In Lineus longissimus chromosome 13, tnLinLong1.2, whole genome shotgun sequence, one genomic interval encodes:
- the LOC135498269 gene encoding uncharacterized protein LOC135498269 isoform X2, with translation MPSSGAIIPPSIIALRPPEIGKPLNLIDTETYLELYTESPGCRVYFTTDGTKPNPFSPKVGGKEATFRYKAPFTLKPGKRTLRCLAITRDGRSESSVVTKTFNVEELEPEYSSSEGESDIMSFVSSESDVDFEKERKAKEKKKKEKEEKKKEKEREKEKEREEKERKKLEEEREKLEEEKEKLDMEREKLQRNIKREKEKEKEKADKEKEKKKKKGEEKKDKEKKDKEKEKEKEKKKKDEKKDSKDSKALVPSHMPKEAWGTPGAAGAGTHDVDGPFNPTNYSGTQINLWGVPPDQWPALNVGPHGTVFQPAPPKPEAPRITEGPSGISTQQLGNLTNQVMQKLDDTAQMTVKDVRKAIEAAKQDIPVVVPQSKPEPKEPTLMPVSAGNGDVKKQISHIYAHLLDYAKRDPNFRASVSQPKLGKILSADMDESADSYLITIQLGKPGVKKSETAAPPPKKVEKAQAPRRPSKEQAAPPPKKEKPKPEENKRKVAEEVPFFETEEYDQEGTLKPAENFDAETDSEKLRKAMKGLGTDEQAIIDVLGYRSVTQRMQIVKQFKMMFGKDLMKELKSELSSHFLDACLALCRAPDEYDAAELRKAMKGLGTDEDALIEIICTRTSKQMEMIKSTYKRVYNRDLEADIESETSGHYKRLMISLLQASRDENPEFDRNKAKKDAEDLFQAGEKKWGTDESRFNVILCSRSYPHLRAVFEEYEKIAHKDIEESIKSEMSGDLKNGMLTVVRCIKYKPTYFAMALQKAMKGLGTDDNTLVRIIVSRCETDMVQIKAEFAKLFKGTLYDWVIDDVSGDYRKLMCVLIGEPYKKK, from the exons ATGCCGAGTAGCGGTGCCATTATACCGCCATCGATTATTGCCCTCCGGCCCCCGGAGATTGGCAAGCCGCTCAACCTCATAGACACAGAAACATACCTAGAGTTATACACTG aaTCACCAGGCTGCCGAGTCTACTTCACCACAGATGGCACCAAGCCGAACCCATTCAGCCCCAAGGTGGGTGGCAAGGAGGCCACGTTCCGCTACAAAGCTCCCTTCACACTCAAACCAGGGAAAAGGACACTGAGGTGTCTCGCCATCACCAG AGATGGCCGGAGTGAGAGCAGTGTCGTCACCAAGACGTTCAACGTTGAGGAACTGGAGCCTGAATACTCATCATCTGAAGGTGAATCGGACATCATGAGTTTCGTCAGCAGCGAATCGGATGTTGATTTTGAGAAGGAACGAAAAgcgaaagaaaagaagaagaaagaaaaagagGAGAAAAAGAAG GAAAAAGAGAGGGAGAAGGAAAAAGAGAGAGAAGAGAAGGAGAGAAAAAAACTAGAGGAAGAAAGGGAGAagcttgaagaagaaaaagagaaaCTGGACATGGAAAGAGAGAAGCTTCAGAGAAACATAAAAAGAGAGAAGGAAAAG GAAAAGGAGAAGGCTGACAAAGAaaaggagaagaaaaagaagaaaggagaggagaaaaaagacaaagaaaagaaagataaagaaaaagaaaaagaaaaggaaaagaaaaagaaagatgaaaagaaagatTCTAAAGATTCTAAGGCGTTGGTGCCGTCACACATGCCAAAAGAAGCCTGGGGAACACCTGGGGCCGCTGGAGCTGGGACACATGACG TTGACGGGCCATTCAATCCCACCAACTACTCAGGGACACAGATCAACTTGTGGGGGGTACCACCAGATCAGTGGCCAGCCCTGAATGTAGGCCCACATGGGACAGTATTTCAGCCTGCACCCCCAAAACCAGAGGCACCACGGATTACAGAAGGACCGTCTGGTATCTCTACGCAGCAGTTAGGGAACTTAACAAACCAGGTTATGCAG AAATTAGATGACACTGCCCAAATGACTGTGAAGGATGTTAGAAAAGCTATCGAAGCCGCAAAGCAAGACATTCCTGTGGTTGTTCCACAGTCTAAACCTGAACCAAAGGAGCCAACACTGATGCCTGTCAGTGCTGGCAACGGAGACGTCAAAAAACAGATATCACATATTTACGCCCATCTCCTAGACTACGCTAAGAGAGACCCAAACTTCAGAGCATCAGTATCACAGCCGAAACTTGGAAAG ATTCTCAGTGCAGATATGGACGAAAGTGCAGACAGCTACCTCATCACAATACAACTTGGCAAACCAGGAGTTAAAAAGTCGGAAACCGCAGCCCCACCACCGAAGAAGGTCGAGAAGGCTCAGGCACCGCGGCGTCCTTCTAAGGAACAAGCGGCGCCTCCACCAAAGAAAGAAAAACCAAAGCCAGAGGAGAATAAACGAAAGGTTGCGGAGGAGGTGCCATTTTTTGAGACAGAGGAGTATGATCAGGAGGGTACGCTGAAACCAGCCGAGAACTTTGATGCAGAGACTGACTCTGAGAAGCTAAGGAAGGCAATGAAGGGTTTAG GGACAGACGAGCAAGCCATCATTGATGTCCTTGGTTACCGGTCAGTCACTCAGAGGATGCAGATCGTCAAGCAGTTCAAAATGATGTTCGGCAAG GATCTCATGAAAGAACTCAAGAGTGAGCTGAGCAGTCACTTCTTGGACGCCTGTCTGGCATTGTGCCGCGCTCCGGATGAGTATGATGCAGCTGAGCTCAGGAAAGCGATGAAGGGTCTAGGCACAGACGAGGACGCGCTGATTGAGATTATCTGCACACGTACAAGCAAACAGATGGAGATGATCAAATCAACATATAAAAGAG TATATAACCGGGATCTTGAGGCAGATATTGAATCAGAGACGTCAGGTCATTACAAACGGTTGATGATCTCATTATTACAAGCTTCAAGAGACGAGAATCCGGAGTTTGATCGCAACAAAGCCAAGAAAGATGCGGAGGATTTATTCCAGGCCGGTGAGAAGAAGTGGGGAACCGATGAATCAAG GTTCAACGTCATTTTGTGTTCGAGAAGTTACCCTCACCTACGCGCTGTTTTCGAAGAGTACGAAAAAATAGCACATAAGGACATTGAGGAGTCTATAAAAAGTGAAATGTCGGGAGATTTAAAGAATGGCATGCTGACAGTGG tGCGTTGTATCAAATACAAGCCTACATATTTCGCGATGGCCCTTCAGAAAGCGATGAAGGGACTTGGGACAGATGACAACACACTCGTCAGGATCATTGTCTCCAGATGCGAGACGGACATGGTCCAGATTAAGGCAGAGTTTGCCAAGTTGTTTAAGGGGACGCTGTACGATTGGGTCATT
- the LOC135498269 gene encoding uncharacterized protein LOC135498269 isoform X3, producing the protein MPSSGAIIPPSIIALRPPEIGKPLNLIDTETYLELYTESPGCRVYFTTDGTKPNPFSPKVGGKEATFRYKAPFTLKPGKRTLRCLAITRDGRSESSVVTKTFNVEELEPEYSSSEGESDIMSFVSSESDVDFEKERKAKEKKKKEKEEKKKEKEKADKEKEKKKKKGEEKKDKEKKDKEKEKEKEKKKKDEKKDSKDSKALVPSHMPKEAWGTPGAAGAGTHDVDGPFNPTNYSGTQINLWGVPPDQWPALNVGPHGTVFQPAPPKPEAPRITEGPSGISTQQLGNLTNQVMQKLDDTAQMTVKDVRKAIEAAKQDIPVVVPQSKPEPKEPTLMPVSAGNGDVKKQISHIYAHLLDYAKRDPNFRASVSQPKLGKILSADMDESADSYLITIQLGKPGVKKSETAAPPPKKVEKAQAPRRPSKEQAAPPPKKEKPKPEENKRKVAEEVPFFETEEYDQEGTLKPAENFDAETDSEKLRKAMKGLGTDEQAIIDVLGYRSVTQRMQIVKQFKMMFGKDLMKELKSELSSHFLDACLALCRAPDEYDAAELRKAMKGLGTDEDALIEIICTRTSKQMEMIKSTYKRVYNRDLEADIESETSGHYKRLMISLLQASRDENPEFDRNKAKKDAEDLFQAGEKKWGTDESRFNVILCSRSYPHLRAVFEEYEKIAHKDIEESIKSEMSGDLKNGMLTVVRCIKYKPTYFAMALQKAMKGLGTDDNTLVRIIVSRCETDMVQIKAEFAKLFKGTLYDWVIDDVSGDYRKLMCVLIGEPYKKK; encoded by the exons ATGCCGAGTAGCGGTGCCATTATACCGCCATCGATTATTGCCCTCCGGCCCCCGGAGATTGGCAAGCCGCTCAACCTCATAGACACAGAAACATACCTAGAGTTATACACTG aaTCACCAGGCTGCCGAGTCTACTTCACCACAGATGGCACCAAGCCGAACCCATTCAGCCCCAAGGTGGGTGGCAAGGAGGCCACGTTCCGCTACAAAGCTCCCTTCACACTCAAACCAGGGAAAAGGACACTGAGGTGTCTCGCCATCACCAG AGATGGCCGGAGTGAGAGCAGTGTCGTCACCAAGACGTTCAACGTTGAGGAACTGGAGCCTGAATACTCATCATCTGAAGGTGAATCGGACATCATGAGTTTCGTCAGCAGCGAATCGGATGTTGATTTTGAGAAGGAACGAAAAgcgaaagaaaagaagaagaaagaaaaagagGAGAAAAAGAAG GAAAAGGAGAAGGCTGACAAAGAaaaggagaagaaaaagaagaaaggagaggagaaaaaagacaaagaaaagaaagataaagaaaaagaaaaagaaaaggaaaagaaaaagaaagatgaaaagaaagatTCTAAAGATTCTAAGGCGTTGGTGCCGTCACACATGCCAAAAGAAGCCTGGGGAACACCTGGGGCCGCTGGAGCTGGGACACATGACG TTGACGGGCCATTCAATCCCACCAACTACTCAGGGACACAGATCAACTTGTGGGGGGTACCACCAGATCAGTGGCCAGCCCTGAATGTAGGCCCACATGGGACAGTATTTCAGCCTGCACCCCCAAAACCAGAGGCACCACGGATTACAGAAGGACCGTCTGGTATCTCTACGCAGCAGTTAGGGAACTTAACAAACCAGGTTATGCAG AAATTAGATGACACTGCCCAAATGACTGTGAAGGATGTTAGAAAAGCTATCGAAGCCGCAAAGCAAGACATTCCTGTGGTTGTTCCACAGTCTAAACCTGAACCAAAGGAGCCAACACTGATGCCTGTCAGTGCTGGCAACGGAGACGTCAAAAAACAGATATCACATATTTACGCCCATCTCCTAGACTACGCTAAGAGAGACCCAAACTTCAGAGCATCAGTATCACAGCCGAAACTTGGAAAG ATTCTCAGTGCAGATATGGACGAAAGTGCAGACAGCTACCTCATCACAATACAACTTGGCAAACCAGGAGTTAAAAAGTCGGAAACCGCAGCCCCACCACCGAAGAAGGTCGAGAAGGCTCAGGCACCGCGGCGTCCTTCTAAGGAACAAGCGGCGCCTCCACCAAAGAAAGAAAAACCAAAGCCAGAGGAGAATAAACGAAAGGTTGCGGAGGAGGTGCCATTTTTTGAGACAGAGGAGTATGATCAGGAGGGTACGCTGAAACCAGCCGAGAACTTTGATGCAGAGACTGACTCTGAGAAGCTAAGGAAGGCAATGAAGGGTTTAG GGACAGACGAGCAAGCCATCATTGATGTCCTTGGTTACCGGTCAGTCACTCAGAGGATGCAGATCGTCAAGCAGTTCAAAATGATGTTCGGCAAG GATCTCATGAAAGAACTCAAGAGTGAGCTGAGCAGTCACTTCTTGGACGCCTGTCTGGCATTGTGCCGCGCTCCGGATGAGTATGATGCAGCTGAGCTCAGGAAAGCGATGAAGGGTCTAGGCACAGACGAGGACGCGCTGATTGAGATTATCTGCACACGTACAAGCAAACAGATGGAGATGATCAAATCAACATATAAAAGAG TATATAACCGGGATCTTGAGGCAGATATTGAATCAGAGACGTCAGGTCATTACAAACGGTTGATGATCTCATTATTACAAGCTTCAAGAGACGAGAATCCGGAGTTTGATCGCAACAAAGCCAAGAAAGATGCGGAGGATTTATTCCAGGCCGGTGAGAAGAAGTGGGGAACCGATGAATCAAG GTTCAACGTCATTTTGTGTTCGAGAAGTTACCCTCACCTACGCGCTGTTTTCGAAGAGTACGAAAAAATAGCACATAAGGACATTGAGGAGTCTATAAAAAGTGAAATGTCGGGAGATTTAAAGAATGGCATGCTGACAGTGG tGCGTTGTATCAAATACAAGCCTACATATTTCGCGATGGCCCTTCAGAAAGCGATGAAGGGACTTGGGACAGATGACAACACACTCGTCAGGATCATTGTCTCCAGATGCGAGACGGACATGGTCCAGATTAAGGCAGAGTTTGCCAAGTTGTTTAAGGGGACGCTGTACGATTGGGTCATT
- the LOC135498269 gene encoding myb-like protein X isoform X1 yields MPSSGAIIPPSIIALRPPEIGKPLNLIDTETYLELYTESPGCRVYFTTDGTKPNPFSPKVGGKEATFRYKAPFTLKPGKRTLRCLAITRDGRSESSVVTKTFNVEELEPEYSSSEGESDIMSFVSSESDVDFEKERKAKEKKKKEKEEKKKEKEREKEKEREEKERKKLEEEREKLEEEKEKLDMEREKLQRNIKREKEKVKETEKGERKEKEKEKDKEKEKEKEKKEKPENEKEKADKEKEKKKKKGEEKKDKEKKDKEKEKEKEKKKKDEKKDSKDSKALVPSHMPKEAWGTPGAAGAGTHDVDGPFNPTNYSGTQINLWGVPPDQWPALNVGPHGTVFQPAPPKPEAPRITEGPSGISTQQLGNLTNQVMQKLDDTAQMTVKDVRKAIEAAKQDIPVVVPQSKPEPKEPTLMPVSAGNGDVKKQISHIYAHLLDYAKRDPNFRASVSQPKLGKILSADMDESADSYLITIQLGKPGVKKSETAAPPPKKVEKAQAPRRPSKEQAAPPPKKEKPKPEENKRKVAEEVPFFETEEYDQEGTLKPAENFDAETDSEKLRKAMKGLGTDEQAIIDVLGYRSVTQRMQIVKQFKMMFGKDLMKELKSELSSHFLDACLALCRAPDEYDAAELRKAMKGLGTDEDALIEIICTRTSKQMEMIKSTYKRVYNRDLEADIESETSGHYKRLMISLLQASRDENPEFDRNKAKKDAEDLFQAGEKKWGTDESRFNVILCSRSYPHLRAVFEEYEKIAHKDIEESIKSEMSGDLKNGMLTVVRCIKYKPTYFAMALQKAMKGLGTDDNTLVRIIVSRCETDMVQIKAEFAKLFKGTLYDWVIDDVSGDYRKLMCVLIGEPYKKK; encoded by the exons ATGCCGAGTAGCGGTGCCATTATACCGCCATCGATTATTGCCCTCCGGCCCCCGGAGATTGGCAAGCCGCTCAACCTCATAGACACAGAAACATACCTAGAGTTATACACTG aaTCACCAGGCTGCCGAGTCTACTTCACCACAGATGGCACCAAGCCGAACCCATTCAGCCCCAAGGTGGGTGGCAAGGAGGCCACGTTCCGCTACAAAGCTCCCTTCACACTCAAACCAGGGAAAAGGACACTGAGGTGTCTCGCCATCACCAG AGATGGCCGGAGTGAGAGCAGTGTCGTCACCAAGACGTTCAACGTTGAGGAACTGGAGCCTGAATACTCATCATCTGAAGGTGAATCGGACATCATGAGTTTCGTCAGCAGCGAATCGGATGTTGATTTTGAGAAGGAACGAAAAgcgaaagaaaagaagaagaaagaaaaagagGAGAAAAAGAAG GAAAAAGAGAGGGAGAAGGAAAAAGAGAGAGAAGAGAAGGAGAGAAAAAAACTAGAGGAAGAAAGGGAGAagcttgaagaagaaaaagagaaaCTGGACATGGAAAGAGAGAAGCTTCAGAGAAACATAAAAAGAGAGAAGGAAAAGGTGAAAGAAACAGAAAAAGGGGAAAGAAAAGAGAAGGAAAAAGAGAAAGATAAAGAAAAAGAGAAGGAAaaagagaagaaggagaagccAGAAAAC GAAAAGGAGAAGGCTGACAAAGAaaaggagaagaaaaagaagaaaggagaggagaaaaaagacaaagaaaagaaagataaagaaaaagaaaaagaaaaggaaaagaaaaagaaagatgaaaagaaagatTCTAAAGATTCTAAGGCGTTGGTGCCGTCACACATGCCAAAAGAAGCCTGGGGAACACCTGGGGCCGCTGGAGCTGGGACACATGACG TTGACGGGCCATTCAATCCCACCAACTACTCAGGGACACAGATCAACTTGTGGGGGGTACCACCAGATCAGTGGCCAGCCCTGAATGTAGGCCCACATGGGACAGTATTTCAGCCTGCACCCCCAAAACCAGAGGCACCACGGATTACAGAAGGACCGTCTGGTATCTCTACGCAGCAGTTAGGGAACTTAACAAACCAGGTTATGCAG AAATTAGATGACACTGCCCAAATGACTGTGAAGGATGTTAGAAAAGCTATCGAAGCCGCAAAGCAAGACATTCCTGTGGTTGTTCCACAGTCTAAACCTGAACCAAAGGAGCCAACACTGATGCCTGTCAGTGCTGGCAACGGAGACGTCAAAAAACAGATATCACATATTTACGCCCATCTCCTAGACTACGCTAAGAGAGACCCAAACTTCAGAGCATCAGTATCACAGCCGAAACTTGGAAAG ATTCTCAGTGCAGATATGGACGAAAGTGCAGACAGCTACCTCATCACAATACAACTTGGCAAACCAGGAGTTAAAAAGTCGGAAACCGCAGCCCCACCACCGAAGAAGGTCGAGAAGGCTCAGGCACCGCGGCGTCCTTCTAAGGAACAAGCGGCGCCTCCACCAAAGAAAGAAAAACCAAAGCCAGAGGAGAATAAACGAAAGGTTGCGGAGGAGGTGCCATTTTTTGAGACAGAGGAGTATGATCAGGAGGGTACGCTGAAACCAGCCGAGAACTTTGATGCAGAGACTGACTCTGAGAAGCTAAGGAAGGCAATGAAGGGTTTAG GGACAGACGAGCAAGCCATCATTGATGTCCTTGGTTACCGGTCAGTCACTCAGAGGATGCAGATCGTCAAGCAGTTCAAAATGATGTTCGGCAAG GATCTCATGAAAGAACTCAAGAGTGAGCTGAGCAGTCACTTCTTGGACGCCTGTCTGGCATTGTGCCGCGCTCCGGATGAGTATGATGCAGCTGAGCTCAGGAAAGCGATGAAGGGTCTAGGCACAGACGAGGACGCGCTGATTGAGATTATCTGCACACGTACAAGCAAACAGATGGAGATGATCAAATCAACATATAAAAGAG TATATAACCGGGATCTTGAGGCAGATATTGAATCAGAGACGTCAGGTCATTACAAACGGTTGATGATCTCATTATTACAAGCTTCAAGAGACGAGAATCCGGAGTTTGATCGCAACAAAGCCAAGAAAGATGCGGAGGATTTATTCCAGGCCGGTGAGAAGAAGTGGGGAACCGATGAATCAAG GTTCAACGTCATTTTGTGTTCGAGAAGTTACCCTCACCTACGCGCTGTTTTCGAAGAGTACGAAAAAATAGCACATAAGGACATTGAGGAGTCTATAAAAAGTGAAATGTCGGGAGATTTAAAGAATGGCATGCTGACAGTGG tGCGTTGTATCAAATACAAGCCTACATATTTCGCGATGGCCCTTCAGAAAGCGATGAAGGGACTTGGGACAGATGACAACACACTCGTCAGGATCATTGTCTCCAGATGCGAGACGGACATGGTCCAGATTAAGGCAGAGTTTGCCAAGTTGTTTAAGGGGACGCTGTACGATTGGGTCATT
- the LOC135498300 gene encoding nascent polypeptide-associated complex subunit alpha-like translates to MTSDAVEKPVEDVKLEDANDNSGTESDSEESVPELEDADGHTATSPGVSATTGVHEEPISRAKQSRSEKKARKALIKHNLRPVTGVTRVTIRKAKNILFVIPKADVYKSPASDTYIIFGEAKIEDLSNQAQISAAEKFKSPDANPAGEGLPSTVSQPIQEEDENDDEVDETGLLSNDIELVMEQASVKRAKAVRALKNNENDIVNAIMELTM, encoded by the exons ATGACTTCCGACGCTGTTGAGAAGCCTGTTGAGGATGTGAAGTTGGAGGATGCCAACGACAACTCCGGCACAGAGTCTGATTCGGAGGAATCCGTACCGGAATTGGAAGACGCTGATGGCCACACAGCAACCAGTCCAGGG GTGTCGGCCACCACCGGTGTTCATGAGGAGCCAATCAGCAGAGCAAAACAAAGTCGAAGTGAGAAAAAGGCCAGGAAAGCTCTTATCAAGCACA ACCTGCGGCCGGTTACAGGAGTCACCCGTGTTACCATCAGAAAAGCTAAGAACATCTTATTTGTGATCCCTAAGGCTGATGTTTACAAAAGTCCTGCATCGGACACATATATCATATTCGGAGAGGCCAAG ATTGAGGATCTTAGCAACCAGGCCCAAATTTCGGCCGCAGAAAAATTCAAATCCCCTGATGCTAATCCAGCTGGTGAGGGTCTCCCGAGCACCGTCTCGCAGCCTATTCAAGAAGAAGACGAAAATGATGATGAG GTTGATGAGACGGGTCTGTTATCTAATGACATTGAACTCGTTATGGAGCAAGCCAGTGTCAAACGGGCGAAGGCGGTCCGGGCgttaaaaaataatgaaaatgatatcgTAAATGCTATTATG GAGTTGACGATGTAG